CACTCCCTCTGAACGGGTCAAGAAACTCAACCGATGAGCATCGACTCCTCCGCAACGATCAATCAGTCGCTGGAGAGCCTGACCCAGAGCGGCGATAACCTGCTGGGAATGGCAATGCTCGGCAAGACCGCCGCCGCTCTGGCCGTGGTACTTCTGATCATTCTTGGGCTGGCGGCGCTGGTGCGTCGACGCGGCCTACCGCGACAGTCGCAACAGCTGACACTCAAGGTAATCGGCAGCACGCCGATCGGCCCGCGTGAAAAGGTTGTGGTAGTGCAGGTAGAGGACCGATGGCTGGTGCTGGGCGTAGGTGGTAATCAGATCACCCGGCTCGATAGTCTCGAGGCCCGAGAGGAACAGGCCTCCGGATCCGAGGTCGAGCTGCAGGGTAGTTTCGCCGAGCGCTTCGCTCAGGCACTGAAGGCCAATCTGTCCAGGCGGGGAACAGGCTCATGACAGCTCCCGCTGTGGCGCTCCAGCGCCTGGCACCGCTACTGCTGGTGACTGGCCTGGTGCTGGGCTTGAGCACTCCCGCTGTGGCGCAACAGATCCCCGGCATCATCAGTCAACCGATGGCAGACGGTGGACAGAAGTGGTCAGTGTCGCTGCAGACGCTGTTGCTGCTGACTTCCATGGCATTTCTGCCAGCTGCACTACTGATGATGACCAGTTTCACACGCATCATCATCGTGCTGGGACTGCTGCGCACCGCCATGGGAACGCCGACGACACCACCCAATCAGGTCCTGCTCGGTCTGGCGCTGTTTCTTACCGCCTTCATCATGTCGCCAGTGATCAACGAGGTCTATCAGAGCGCCTGGGCCCCGTTGTCCGCCGAACAGATCGACTTCGGCGAATTCCTGCAGCGAGCCCAGCAGCCGCTACGCGAATTCATGCTTGGGCAGACCCGCGAACCGGATCTTGCCATGTTCGCCAGGCTCGCCGAGATCGGGACGATGCAGGGGCCTGAAGATGTGCCGCTACAGGTACTGGTGCCGGCCTTTGTCACCAGTGAGCTGAAGACCGCCTTTCAGATCGGCTTCACACTGTTCATTCCCTTTCTGATCATCGATCTGGTGGTTGCCAGTGTGCTGATGGCGCTGGGGATGATGATGGTGCCGCCAGTCACCATATCGTTGCCGTTCAAGCTGATGTTGTTTGTGCTGGTCGATGGCTGGCAACTGATCATCGGCTCCATGGCCAACAGCTTCTATCTCTAGGAGAGGTCTCGATGACTCCAGAAACGGTAATGGGTCTGGCCCACCAGGGCATGCGAATCACTCTGCTGCTGGGCGCCCCACTGCTGCTGACCGCCTTGTTCACTGGTCTGTTGATCAGCCTGTTTCAGGCCGCAACCCAGATCAACGAAATGACGCTGTCATTCATTCCCAAGATTCTCGCAGTATTCGCGGTACTGGTACTGACAGGTCCCTGGATGCTGCAACTGATC
This Halomonas huangheensis DNA region includes the following protein-coding sequences:
- the fliO gene encoding flagellar biosynthetic protein FliO produces the protein MSIDSSATINQSLESLTQSGDNLLGMAMLGKTAAALAVVLLIILGLAALVRRRGLPRQSQQLTLKVIGSTPIGPREKVVVVQVEDRWLVLGVGGNQITRLDSLEAREEQASGSEVELQGSFAERFAQALKANLSRRGTGS
- the fliP gene encoding flagellar type III secretion system pore protein FliP (The bacterial flagellar biogenesis protein FliP forms a type III secretion system (T3SS)-type pore required for flagellar assembly.); the protein is MTAPAVALQRLAPLLLVTGLVLGLSTPAVAQQIPGIISQPMADGGQKWSVSLQTLLLLTSMAFLPAALLMMTSFTRIIIVLGLLRTAMGTPTTPPNQVLLGLALFLTAFIMSPVINEVYQSAWAPLSAEQIDFGEFLQRAQQPLREFMLGQTREPDLAMFARLAEIGTMQGPEDVPLQVLVPAFVTSELKTAFQIGFTLFIPFLIIDLVVASVLMALGMMMVPPVTISLPFKLMLFVLVDGWQLIIGSMANSFYL
- the fliQ gene encoding flagellar biosynthesis protein FliQ; translated protein: MTPETVMGLAHQGMRITLLLGAPLLLTALFTGLLISLFQAATQINEMTLSFIPKILAVFAVLVLTGPWMLQLIITFTRELFSNIPQMVS